From one Electrophorus electricus isolate fEleEle1 chromosome 20, fEleEle1.pri, whole genome shotgun sequence genomic stretch:
- the igfbp6a gene encoding insulin-like growth factor-binding protein 6a, which produces MPALHDILTLLITIQFNLYGSYSLAPQGGLRKSCSSCSGLSGAMKGHIIAAQAGEASTSMLGLGEPCGVYTQACDKGLRCLPPDSVQSPLQVLLQGRGICSSVKASTKSPPPTESQPLISENSEKGPCRKLLNTILQGIKPTVIQSNQDIYIPNCDRQGYFRRKQCRSSRGVQRGQCWCVDLKGTRAPSQTREDGFITCSSA; this is translated from the exons ATGCCTGCTCTTCATGACATATTGACCCTTTTAATCACCATACAATTCAACCTGTATGGCAGCTACTCCCTCGCTCCTCAAGGTGGACTCAGGAAGAGCTGCTCATCTTGCAGTGGGCTTTCAGGGGCCATGAAAGGCCACATAATTGCAGCTCAAGCAGGGGAGGCGAGCACATCCATGTTGGGGTTGGGAGAACCCTGCGGGGTTTACACTCAGGCATGTGACAAGGGTCTTCGTTGCTTGCCCCCAGATAGCGTTCAAAGCCCCCTCCAGGTACTTCTTCAAGGCAGGGGGATCTGCAGTAGTGTCAAAGCCAGTACCAAGAGTCCTCCACCGACAG agtCTCAGCCATTGATTAGTGAGAACAGTGAAAAG GGTCCTTGCCGTAAACTGCTGAACACCATTCTCCAAGGTATCAAGCCCACAGTTATCCAATCCAACCAAGACATCTACATCCCCAACTGTGACAGACAAGGCTACTTTAGGAGGAAACAG TGTCGTTCATCTCGGGGTGTGCAGCGTGGTCAGTGTTGGTGTGTAGATTTGAAGGGAACCAGAGCTCCATCACAAACCAGAGAGGATGGTTTTATCACCTGCAGCAGTGCTTAA